A window of Jannaschia sp. M317 contains these coding sequences:
- the clpA gene encoding ATP-dependent Clp protease ATP-binding subunit ClpA, with protein sequence MPSFSNTLEQAIHAALAQANARRHELATLEHLLLVLIEEPDAARVMQACGVNLDELRQTVEEFIEDDLSTLVTEVEGSEAVPTAAFQRVIQRAAIHVQSSGRTEVTGANVLVAIFAERESNAAYFLQEQDMTRYDAVNFIAHGVAKDPEFGEARPVQGSDEENEPIQSSGDGPNPSENRESALAKYCVDLNKKSSEGDVDPLIGRDQEVERSIQVLCRRRKNNPLLVGDPGVGKTAIAEGLAFKIVQGDVPEVLSGATIYSLDMGALLAGTRYRGDFEERLKAVVTELEEHPDAVLFIDEIHTVIGAGATSGGAMDASNLLKPALAGGKLRTMGSTTYKEFRQHFEKDRALSRRFQKIDVNEPSVEDTVKILKGLKSRFEDHHSIKYTADAIRTAVELSARYVNDRKLPDKAIDVIDEAGAAQALVAESKRRKTIGVKEIEAVVAKIARIPPKNVSKDDAEVLRDLEGSLKRVVFGQDAAIEALSSAIKLARAGLREPEKPIGNYLFAGPTGVGKTEVAKQLADTLGVEMLRFDMSEYMEKHAVSRLIGAPPGYVGFDQGGLLTDGIDQHPHCVLLLDEIEKAHPDVFNILLQVMDHGKLTDHNGRAVDFRNVVLIMTSNAGASEMSKAAIGFGRDKREGEDTAAIERTFTPEFRNRLDAVISFGALPKETILQVVEKFVLQLEAQLLDRGVSIELTRAAAEWIADKGYDDKMGARPLARVIQEHVKKPLAEELLFGKLAKGGLVKVGVKAGKLDLRIEEPGAPKLSNKKPPLLTAE encoded by the coding sequence ATGCCCTCGTTCTCGAACACTCTGGAACAAGCCATTCATGCGGCCCTGGCCCAGGCCAATGCCCGCCGCCATGAACTCGCCACTCTCGAACACTTGTTACTGGTCCTCATCGAGGAACCGGATGCCGCCCGCGTCATGCAGGCCTGCGGCGTCAACCTCGACGAGCTTCGCCAGACGGTCGAGGAATTCATCGAAGACGATCTTTCGACCCTCGTGACCGAGGTCGAGGGCTCCGAAGCCGTGCCCACGGCCGCCTTTCAGCGGGTGATTCAACGCGCCGCGATTCACGTCCAGTCTTCGGGCCGGACCGAGGTGACCGGTGCCAATGTGCTGGTGGCCATCTTCGCGGAACGCGAGTCGAACGCAGCCTATTTCCTGCAGGAGCAGGACATGACCCGCTACGACGCGGTCAATTTCATCGCCCATGGCGTCGCCAAGGACCCCGAGTTCGGGGAGGCGCGGCCGGTTCAAGGCTCCGATGAGGAAAATGAACCGATCCAGAGCAGTGGCGATGGACCCAATCCGTCCGAAAACCGCGAAAGCGCGCTGGCCAAGTATTGCGTCGACCTCAACAAGAAGTCGTCGGAAGGCGATGTGGACCCCCTGATCGGTCGCGACCAGGAAGTCGAACGCTCGATCCAGGTCCTGTGCCGGCGGCGCAAGAACAACCCGCTGTTGGTGGGTGATCCGGGCGTGGGCAAGACCGCCATCGCCGAGGGGCTCGCCTTCAAGATCGTCCAGGGCGACGTGCCGGAGGTTCTGTCCGGGGCGACGATCTACTCGCTCGATATGGGCGCGTTGTTGGCAGGCACCCGCTACCGCGGCGATTTCGAGGAACGGCTGAAAGCTGTCGTGACGGAGCTGGAGGAGCATCCCGACGCGGTTCTGTTCATTGACGAAATCCACACCGTCATCGGTGCCGGGGCCACCTCTGGCGGCGCGATGGACGCGTCCAACCTGCTGAAACCCGCGCTGGCGGGTGGCAAGCTGCGCACCATGGGATCGACCACCTACAAGGAGTTTCGTCAGCACTTCGAAAAGGACCGGGCCCTGTCGCGCCGGTTCCAGAAGATCGACGTGAACGAGCCTTCGGTCGAGGATACCGTCAAGATCCTCAAGGGGCTGAAGTCGCGGTTCGAGGATCACCACTCGATCAAGTACACGGCGGATGCGATCCGCACCGCGGTGGAGCTGTCGGCCCGCTACGTCAACGACCGCAAGCTGCCCGACAAGGCCATCGACGTGATCGACGAGGCGGGTGCCGCACAGGCCCTGGTGGCGGAATCGAAGCGGCGCAAGACGATTGGCGTCAAGGAAATCGAAGCCGTCGTCGCCAAGATCGCGCGCATTCCGCCCAAGAACGTGTCCAAGGACGATGCCGAGGTGTTGCGCGATCTGGAAGGGTCGCTCAAGCGGGTGGTTTTCGGTCAGGATGCCGCCATCGAGGCGCTGTCGTCGGCGATCAAACTCGCCCGTGCGGGCCTGCGCGAACCTGAAAAGCCGATCGGCAATTACCTGTTCGCGGGTCCCACCGGCGTCGGCAAGACCGAGGTGGCCAAGCAATTGGCCGATACGCTGGGCGTCGAGATGCTGCGCTTCGACATGTCGGAATACATGGAAAAGCACGCGGTTTCGCGTCTGATCGGCGCGCCGCCGGGCTATGTCGGCTTTGATCAGGGCGGCCTGCTGACCGATGGGATCGACCAGCATCCGCACTGTGTGCTGCTGCTCGACGAAATCGAGAAGGCGCACCCGGATGTGTTCAACATCCTCTTGCAGGTGATGGACCATGGAAAGCTGACTGATCACAACGGCCGCGCGGTGGATTTCCGCAATGTCGTGTTGATCATGACGTCGAACGCCGGGGCCTCCGAGATGTCCAAGGCCGCCATCGGCTTTGGCCGTGACAAGCGCGAGGGCGAAGACACCGCCGCCATCGAGCGGACCTTCACGCCGGAATTCCGCAACCGTCTGGACGCGGTCATCAGCTTCGGGGCCCTGCCGAAGGAGACGATCCTGCAGGTGGTCGAAAAGTTCGTCCTGCAACTGGAGGCACAGCTTTTGGATCGGGGCGTGTCTATCGAGCTGACCCGCGCTGCGGCAGAATGGATCGCGGACAAGGGCTATGACGACAAGATGGGCGCGCGGCCTCTGGCCCGCGTGATCCAGGAACACGTCAAAAAGCCGCTCGCGGAGGAGCTGCTCTTCGGCAAGCTCGCCAAGGGTGGCCTGGTCAAGGTGGGCGTCAAGGCCGGCAAGCTGGACCTTCGGATCGAAGAACCGGGCGCGCCCAAGCTGTCCAACAAGAAGCCGCCTCTTCTGACGGCAGAGTAA
- the gloB gene encoding hydroxyacylglutathione hydrolase, which translates to MTIAETLITVPCLSDNYAYIFRTGDRVAVVDVPDAAPILAALRDAGLTLTDILLTHHHWDHVDGVADLVAATGAQVWGAQADAHRLPPLDHSVAAGQTIEIGGAPAQVWDVSGHTLGHIAYVFDDVAFTGDSLMAAGCGRLFEGTPDQMHASLAQFASLPGDMLIASGHEYTASNLAFAASLEPESAEIKSRIAEVERLRAEGVPSVPSTLASERHTNPFLRSHTDTLKAATGTIGQTDPETFAAARHAKDAF; encoded by the coding sequence ATGACCATCGCGGAAACGCTTATCACCGTCCCATGCCTGTCGGACAATTATGCCTATATCTTTCGCACCGGTGACCGGGTCGCGGTTGTCGATGTCCCGGACGCGGCCCCGATCCTGGCGGCGCTGAGGGACGCGGGCCTGACGCTGACCGATATCCTGCTGACGCATCACCACTGGGATCACGTCGACGGGGTCGCCGACCTGGTTGCCGCTACGGGCGCGCAGGTCTGGGGCGCGCAGGCCGATGCCCACCGCCTGCCCCCCCTGGACCACTCGGTCGCGGCAGGCCAGACGATCGAGATTGGCGGAGCCCCGGCGCAGGTCTGGGACGTCTCTGGTCACACCCTTGGTCACATCGCCTATGTGTTCGACGACGTGGCCTTTACCGGCGACAGCCTGATGGCGGCTGGCTGTGGTCGCCTGTTCGAGGGCACGCCCGATCAGATGCACGCCAGCCTCGCGCAGTTCGCCAGCCTGCCGGGGGACATGCTGATCGCCTCGGGGCATGAATACACTGCCAGCAACCTGGCTTTCGCAGCCTCCCTTGAACCAGAGAGCGCGGAGATTAAATCACGTATAGCCGAGGTTGAGCGACTTCGGGCGGAGGGTGTGCCTTCTGTCCCGTCCACCTTGGCATCCGAACGTCACACCAACCCGTTCCTGCGCAGCCATACCGACACCCTGAAGGCCGCGACCGGAACCATCGGACAGACCGACCCCGAAACCTTTGCAGCTGCGCGCCATGCAAAGGACGCATTTTAA
- a CDS encoding class I SAM-dependent methyltransferase produces the protein MHLDVVDLRRFYYRTRLGRAAQKAVRDKLVELWPEAHGQTVAGFGFAVPLLRPFLSDARRVVGLMPAPQGVMHWPAGMANVSVLVEDALWPLDTGSVDKLVLMHGLETSETPTAVLDECARVLGPGGRAVFVVPNRSGLWARRDGTPFGFGRPYSIGQLEAQVEAAGLVAERHAAALFAPPSESKFWLRFGGLLERFGQRLSRSGGGGVILLEVRKQVPARPRTGLAERVRRPLRVLEGVPEPRPASRIR, from the coding sequence ATGCATCTCGACGTGGTGGATCTGCGCCGGTTCTACTACCGCACCCGTCTGGGGCGCGCGGCGCAAAAGGCCGTGCGCGACAAACTGGTGGAGCTGTGGCCAGAGGCCCATGGCCAGACGGTCGCGGGTTTCGGTTTTGCGGTGCCGCTGCTGCGGCCCTTCCTGTCCGACGCGCGCCGGGTCGTCGGCCTGATGCCCGCGCCGCAGGGGGTCATGCACTGGCCTGCGGGCATGGCCAATGTCTCGGTTCTGGTCGAGGACGCGCTTTGGCCGCTGGACACGGGATCGGTCGACAAGCTGGTGCTGATGCACGGGTTGGAGACGTCAGAGACGCCGACCGCCGTTCTGGACGAATGCGCCCGCGTCCTGGGACCGGGCGGGCGCGCGGTGTTCGTGGTGCCCAACCGCTCGGGCCTGTGGGCGCGGCGGGACGGGACGCCATTCGGCTTTGGTCGGCCCTATTCCATCGGCCAGCTCGAGGCGCAGGTGGAAGCGGCCGGCCTTGTAGCGGAACGCCATGCTGCCGCGTTGTTTGCCCCGCCAAGCGAAAGCAAGTTCTGGCTTCGGTTCGGCGGGTTGCTGGAGCGATTCGGTCAAAGGCTTTCGCGGTCCGGCGGCGGGGGCGTCATCTTGCTGGAGGTGCGCAAGCAGGTGCCCGCGCGGCCCCGGACCGGCCTGGCCGAACGCGTCCGCCGCCCGCTGCGCGTCCTCGAAGGCGTGCCCGAGCCGCGCCCGGCCAGCCGCATCCGTTGA
- a CDS encoding CBU_0592 family membrane protein, with the protein MSEITVVGLPLLQIAGIIGALTYVANYISLTLRLLNPEGVGYFLFNLTAASLVLLSLGHAFNLASLIIQMFFIAVSLWGICSRLRRRRRGHEVPAPTAFRTSERRAKGHPRDTRATVAGDAPDLAVAAR; encoded by the coding sequence ATGAGCGAGATCACCGTCGTCGGCCTGCCCTTGCTACAGATCGCGGGAATCATCGGCGCACTGACTTATGTGGCCAACTACATCAGCCTGACCCTGCGTCTTCTGAACCCGGAGGGCGTGGGATATTTCCTTTTCAACCTGACGGCGGCTTCGCTGGTCCTGCTGTCACTGGGCCATGCCTTCAACCTCGCGTCCCTTATCATCCAGATGTTTTTCATCGCCGTCAGCCTGTGGGGGATCTGCAGCCGTCTTCGGCGGCGCCGTCGCGGGCATGAGGTGCCCGCCCCCACCGCATTTCGAACGTCAGAGCGGCGCGCGAAAGGTCACCCGCGCGACACCCGGGCCACAGTCGCCGGTGACGCCCCCGACCTGGCGGTTGCCGCGCGCTAA
- a CDS encoding F0F1 ATP synthase subunit delta yields the protein MSEPASISTGIAARYAQAVFELSRESGDLKSLEADVAALDETLKGSAELRGVLTSPVISRDDQGRAIAAVAAKMGLSQTVQNVLSLMASKRRLFVVPQMIATLRDMLAEERGEITAEVRSAKALTKTQSDKLAATLKASTGKDVNLDVTVDDALIGGLVVKIGSQMIDTSIRAKLNALQNTMKEVR from the coding sequence GTGTCCGAACCAGCTTCGATTTCGACGGGGATCGCCGCGCGCTATGCGCAGGCCGTCTTCGAATTGAGCCGCGAGAGCGGAGACCTGAAAAGCCTGGAGGCTGACGTGGCCGCTCTGGATGAGACCCTGAAGGGCTCTGCCGAGTTGCGTGGCGTCCTGACGTCGCCGGTGATCAGCCGTGATGACCAGGGGCGGGCGATTGCCGCCGTGGCCGCCAAGATGGGCCTGTCGCAGACGGTCCAGAACGTGCTGTCGCTGATGGCGTCCAAGCGCCGGCTGTTCGTCGTGCCGCAGATGATTGCGACCCTGCGCGACATGCTGGCCGAGGAGCGCGGTGAAATCACCGCCGAGGTCCGGTCCGCCAAGGCGCTTACCAAAACCCAGTCCGACAAGCTGGCCGCGACGCTCAAGGCGTCCACCGGCAAGGACGTGAACCTAGATGTCACCGTCGATGACGCCTTGATTGGCGGCCTCGTGGTCAAGATCGGCTCGCAGATGATCGACACGTCGATCCGCGCGAAGCTCAACGCACTCCAGAATACGATGAAAGAGGTCCGGTAA
- the atpA gene encoding F0F1 ATP synthase subunit alpha, with protein MAIQAAEISAILKDQIKNFGQDAEVAEVGRVLSVGDGIARVYGLDNVKAGEMVEFPGGIQGMALNLEADNVGVVIFGTDGGIKEGDTVKRTDSIVDVPAGEALLGRVVDGLGNPLDGKGPIAASERRVADVKAPGIIPRKSVHEPMATGLKAVDAMIPIGRGQRELIIGDRQTGKTAVALDTILNQKSYNDAATDESQKLYCIYVAVGQKRSTVAQLVKRLEESGAIDYSIVVAATASDPAPMQFLAPYAATAMAEYFRDNGKHALIVYDDLSKQAVAYRQMSLLLRRPPGREAYPGDVFYLHSRLLERSAKLNEDNGAGSLTALPIIETQGGDVSAFIPTNVISITDGQIFLETELFFQGIRPAVNTGLSVSRVGSSAQTNAMKSVAGPVKLSLAQYREMAAFAQFGSDLDASTQRLLSRGARLTELMKQPQYSPLTNAEIVCVIYAGVNGYLDKVDVKEVGRWEEGLLAHLRGPSKDVLEFITKEDPKVKGEAEDKIKAAIDSYAKTFA; from the coding sequence ATGGCGATCCAGGCAGCGGAAATCTCCGCGATCCTCAAAGATCAGATCAAGAATTTCGGTCAGGATGCCGAAGTCGCCGAGGTGGGCCGCGTGCTCTCCGTTGGTGACGGCATCGCCCGTGTCTATGGTCTGGACAACGTCAAGGCCGGCGAGATGGTCGAATTCCCGGGCGGGATCCAGGGCATGGCCCTGAACCTCGAAGCCGACAACGTGGGTGTCGTTATTTTCGGCACCGACGGCGGCATCAAGGAAGGTGACACCGTCAAGCGCACCGATTCCATCGTGGACGTCCCCGCCGGTGAGGCCCTGCTGGGTCGCGTCGTCGACGGTCTGGGCAACCCGCTGGATGGCAAGGGCCCGATCGCGGCCTCCGAGCGTCGCGTCGCCGACGTCAAGGCACCGGGCATCATCCCGCGCAAATCCGTGCACGAGCCGATGGCCACCGGCCTGAAAGCCGTCGACGCCATGATCCCGATCGGCCGTGGCCAGCGCGAGCTGATCATCGGCGACCGTCAGACCGGCAAGACCGCCGTGGCGCTCGACACGATCCTCAACCAGAAGTCGTATAACGACGCCGCCACCGACGAGAGCCAGAAGCTGTACTGCATCTACGTCGCCGTCGGCCAGAAGCGGTCGACCGTGGCTCAGCTGGTGAAGCGCCTCGAAGAGAGCGGCGCCATCGACTATTCCATCGTCGTCGCCGCCACCGCGTCCGACCCGGCCCCCATGCAGTTCCTGGCCCCCTACGCCGCGACCGCCATGGCCGAGTATTTCCGCGACAACGGCAAGCACGCCCTGATCGTGTATGATGACCTGTCCAAGCAGGCCGTCGCCTACCGTCAGATGTCCCTGCTGCTGCGCCGTCCGCCCGGCCGCGAAGCCTACCCGGGCGACGTTTTCTACCTCCACTCGCGCCTGCTGGAGCGTTCGGCCAAGCTGAACGAAGACAACGGTGCCGGGTCGCTGACCGCGCTGCCGATCATCGAAACCCAGGGCGGCGACGTGTCGGCGTTCATTCCGACCAACGTGATCTCGATCACCGACGGCCAGATCTTCCTGGAAACCGAACTGTTCTTCCAGGGCATCCGTCCTGCCGTGAACACCGGTCTGTCGGTGTCGCGCGTGGGCTCTTCGGCCCAGACCAACGCGATGAAGTCGGTCGCCGGTCCGGTCAAGCTGTCGCTGGCGCAGTATCGTGAGATGGCCGCCTTTGCGCAGTTCGGGTCCGACCTGGATGCGTCGACGCAGCGCCTGCTGTCGCGCGGTGCCCGCCTGACCGAGCTGATGAAGCAGCCGCAGTATTCGCCGCTGACCAACGCCGAGATCGTCTGCGTCATCTACGCCGGCGTGAACGGCTACCTCGACAAGGTTGACGTCAAGGAAGTCGGTCGCTGGGAAGAGGGTCTGCTGGCCCACCTGCGCGGACCGTCCAAGGACGTGCTGGAGTTCATCACCAAGGAAGATCCGAAGGTGAAGGGCGAAGCCGAGGACAAGATCAAGGCTGCGATCGACTCCTACGCCAAGACCTTCGCTTGA
- a CDS encoding F0F1 ATP synthase subunit gamma, with amino-acid sequence MPNLKDLKNRIASVKSTRKITKAMQMVAAAKLRRAQDAAEASRPYTERFLSVLGGLAASVGDSDTAPKLLSGTGSDKVHLLVVMTAERGLCGGFNANIAKLAKQHAQKLLGEGKTVKILTVGKKGRESLKREFGEYSVGHVDLSGVKRLGYGDAAGIAADVLKRFDAGDFDVATIFYAKFNSVISQDPTAQQIIPANFEAGDDASTLYDYEPSEEAILADLLPRGVATQIFAALLENAASEQGARMSAMDNATRNAGDMIDQLTIEYNRSRQAVITNELIEIISGAEAL; translated from the coding sequence ATGCCTAACCTCAAGGACCTCAAAAATCGGATCGCGAGCGTGAAATCCACGCGCAAGATCACGAAGGCCATGCAGATGGTGGCCGCCGCAAAACTGCGGCGGGCACAGGACGCCGCCGAGGCCAGCCGCCCCTACACGGAGCGGTTTCTCTCGGTGTTGGGCGGGCTTGCCGCCTCCGTCGGTGACAGCGATACCGCGCCCAAGCTCCTCTCGGGGACGGGCTCGGACAAGGTGCATCTGCTGGTGGTCATGACCGCCGAGCGGGGCCTTTGTGGTGGCTTCAACGCCAACATCGCCAAGCTTGCCAAGCAGCACGCCCAAAAGCTTCTGGGCGAGGGCAAGACCGTCAAGATCCTGACCGTCGGCAAAAAAGGGCGCGAGTCGCTCAAGCGCGAGTTCGGTGAGTATTCTGTCGGTCACGTCGACCTCTCGGGCGTTAAGCGCCTGGGCTACGGCGACGCGGCAGGCATCGCGGCGGACGTGCTCAAGCGGTTCGACGCAGGCGATTTCGACGTGGCGACCATCTTCTACGCCAAGTTCAACTCGGTCATCTCGCAGGACCCGACGGCCCAGCAGATCATTCCCGCCAACTTCGAGGCGGGCGATGACGCCTCCACGCTCTATGACTACGAGCCCAGCGAAGAGGCGATCCTCGCCGACCTGCTGCCCCGTGGCGTGGCGACGCAGATCTTTGCGGCGCTGTTGGAAAATGCGGCCTCCGAGCAGGGCGCGCGGATGTCCGCCATGGACAACGCCACGCGCAACGCCGGTGACATGATCGATCAGTTGACGATCGAATATAACCGTTCCCGCCAGGCCGTCATCACCAACGAGCTGATCGAAATCATTTCGGGCGCCGAGGCGCTCTGA
- the atpD gene encoding F0F1 ATP synthase subunit beta, producing MANTGKITQVIGAVVDVQFDGDLPAILNALTTDNQGNRLVLEVAQHLGENTVRAIAMDATEGLVRGQAVTDTDGPISVPVGDATLGRIMNVVGDPVDEKGPINATEHRSIHNEAPPFADQATTSDILVTGIKVIDLLAPYAKGGKIGLFGGAGVGKTVLIQELINNIAKVHSGYSVFAGVGERTREGNDLYYEFIESGVINADDLTKSKVALVYGQMNEPPGARMRVALSGLTMAEQFRDQSGTDVLFFVDNIFRFTQAGSEVSALLGRIPSAVGYQPTLATDMGAMQERITSTTRGSITSVQAIYVPADDLTDPAPATSFAHLDATTVLSRAISELGIYPAVDPLDSTSRLLDPKVIGDEHYAVARDVQGILQRYKSLQDIIAILGMDELSEEDKLTVARARKIQRFLSQPFDVAEVFTGSPGVQVPLEDTIASFKAVVAGEYDHLPEGAFYMVGGIDEVKAKAEKMAAEAA from the coding sequence ATGGCCAACACTGGCAAGATTACGCAGGTCATCGGCGCCGTCGTGGACGTGCAGTTCGACGGCGACCTGCCCGCCATTCTCAACGCGCTGACCACCGACAACCAGGGCAACCGCCTGGTTCTCGAAGTCGCGCAGCACCTGGGCGAGAACACCGTTCGCGCCATCGCCATGGACGCGACCGAAGGTCTGGTCCGTGGCCAGGCCGTGACCGACACCGACGGCCCGATCTCGGTGCCCGTGGGCGACGCCACCCTGGGCCGGATCATGAATGTCGTCGGCGATCCCGTCGATGAAAAAGGTCCGATCAACGCGACCGAGCACCGCTCGATCCACAACGAAGCCCCGCCCTTTGCGGATCAGGCGACGACTTCGGACATCCTGGTCACCGGCATCAAGGTCATCGACCTGCTGGCCCCCTACGCCAAGGGCGGCAAGATCGGTCTGTTCGGCGGTGCCGGCGTGGGCAAGACGGTTCTGATCCAGGAACTGATCAACAACATCGCCAAGGTGCACTCCGGCTACTCCGTCTTCGCGGGCGTGGGTGAGCGGACGCGTGAGGGCAACGACCTTTACTACGAATTCATCGAATCGGGCGTCATCAACGCCGATGACCTGACCAAGTCCAAAGTGGCCCTGGTCTACGGTCAGATGAACGAGCCTCCGGGTGCGCGGATGCGCGTCGCCCTGTCCGGCCTGACCATGGCCGAGCAGTTCCGCGACCAGTCCGGAACCGACGTTCTGTTCTTCGTCGACAACATCTTCCGCTTCACGCAGGCGGGCTCCGAGGTGTCGGCGCTTCTGGGTCGTATCCCTTCGGCTGTGGGCTACCAGCCGACGCTGGCCACGGACATGGGCGCGATGCAGGAACGCATCACCTCGACCACCCGCGGCTCGATCACCTCGGTGCAGGCCATCTACGTGCCTGCGGACGACCTGACCGACCCCGCGCCGGCCACGTCCTTTGCCCACCTCGACGCAACGACGGTTCTGTCGCGCGCCATCTCGGAACTGGGCATCTACCCGGCCGTTGACCCGCTCGACTCCACCTCGCGTCTGCTGGACCCCAAGGTCATCGGTGATGAGCACTACGCCGTCGCCCGTGACGTCCAGGGCATCCTTCAGCGCTACAAGTCGCTGCAGGACATCATCGCGATCCTGGGCATGGACGAACTGTCCGAGGAAGATAAGCTGACCGTGGCCCGCGCCCGGAAGATCCAGCGCTTCCTGTCGCAGCCCTTCGACGTGGCCGAAGTGTTCACCGGTTCGCCCGGCGTGCAGGTCCCGCTTGAGGATACCATCGCCTCGTTCAAGGCCGTCGTCGCCGGTGAATACGATCACCTGCCCGAAGGTGCCTTCTACATGGTCGGCGGCATCGACGAGGTGAAGGCCAAGGCCGAGAAGATGGCGGCTGAGGCAGCCTGA
- a CDS encoding F0F1 ATP synthase subunit epsilon, with product MQFELVSPERRLASLDDAKAVRIPGADGDMTAMADHAPTITSLRPGVLTVETASGEQSFAVTGGFAEIGAGVTVLAERALPVADVTQDVYDDWVAEAHKARQEAPSDVADAAAKLLADMVAMGGHIGLDPKQPNL from the coding sequence ATGCAGTTCGAACTCGTCTCACCCGAGCGGCGGCTGGCGTCCCTGGACGACGCCAAAGCCGTTCGCATCCCCGGCGCGGACGGGGACATGACCGCGATGGCCGACCACGCGCCGACCATCACCAGCCTGCGCCCCGGCGTGTTGACCGTTGAAACCGCCTCTGGCGAGCAAAGCTTTGCCGTCACCGGTGGCTTTGCCGAAATCGGCGCGGGCGTCACGGTTCTGGCCGAACGGGCCTTGCCCGTCGCCGATGTGACCCAGGACGTCTATGACGATTGGGTCGCCGAAGCGCACAAGGCCCGCCAGGAGGCCCCGTCCGACGTGGCCGACGCCGCAGCCAAGCTGCTGGCCGATATGGTGGCGATGGGCGGGCATATCGGGCTGGACCCGAAACAGCCCAACCTCTGA
- a CDS encoding H-type lectin domain-containing protein, translating to MMRKLRSHQIGLDQGSEPMFSDFDTDGPMWAGDGPREVRRRVTFDTPFKDPPAVLTALAMVDLAAGANHRVDLSHDAVDAQGFDLVFRTWGDTRVARVRADWSAIGAMPDDDDWDL from the coding sequence ATGATGCGCAAGTTGCGCAGCCATCAGATCGGCCTGGACCAAGGGTCGGAGCCGATGTTTTCCGACTTCGACACCGACGGCCCCATGTGGGCGGGCGATGGTCCACGCGAGGTGCGCCGCCGCGTCACTTTTGACACGCCCTTCAAGGATCCCCCGGCGGTTCTGACCGCATTGGCCATGGTCGATCTGGCGGCGGGCGCGAACCACCGGGTCGATCTGAGCCATGACGCCGTCGACGCCCAGGGTTTCGATCTTGTCTTCCGCACCTGGGGCGATACCCGTGTGGCGCGCGTCCGTGCCGACTGGAGCGCCATCGGTGCCATGCCGGATGACGACGACTGGGATTTGTAA